The proteins below are encoded in one region of Deltaproteobacteria bacterium:
- a CDS encoding DUF3488 domain-containing protein has translation MKTHSFQINQYYRLTWQLLLLTSCILGVASQVARPMVLAGYFLLATLMISQPAHQWLRHRRALGLAIGGSLLILVSQQALSITNTEGFVSILIEIISGSLPWLLISHDRYRSYWLAILNTTVITIGAMTAGSTSLIYLGFLIFITLMMLNLNAANLYFSALETQGRRDALPRGYFRQFVYVIPVGILAGIVIFLFFPRVQSFSWSITRGRGDNYTGYTGLVNLSADGELQLSHALNLMVESQDEDWLKSSASSLLMRGDSLDSFDGVRWHNTMATFKAAHRTTDSELDSGQSATIKKARIHLEPSILNTIFYPGTLLSIRSVDTPNVHFLSSSHGQVIRDPHAVDRLSYEVQFIPAASIADQTRRKSHQVVISDEDRARYLTIPAAIKDAKFFKDWLTEVGTGGEYTQLEQLTIRIEDLFRRHYRSTLANSFSGTNALEAFLVIDRRGHCEYFATATVLALRAFGFPARLVVGYRGGLYNTMLGTLDVRDEDAHAWVEVFSPDHGWVPFDPTPTTDDPTSLYRTRWQMLTNSLNFWLHRYVIDYDQATQKELWQELRNFGHKTSDLTPEFGSIPPRYMLMGGAGLVCVLIYIFLRSRGMRHGALAVPSYYLLFTRSVGKLGLKRRTGESFSAFHQRASQAIEDASQLNLVDRALHEDLYAANPRTIPERAQLLRELRRWRPRLRKRHSL, from the coding sequence ATGAAAACTCACAGTTTTCAAATTAATCAGTATTACCGATTAACTTGGCAGCTACTGCTGCTGACTAGTTGTATTTTGGGCGTAGCATCACAGGTAGCACGACCCATGGTGCTGGCTGGCTACTTTCTCCTCGCTACGTTGATGATCTCTCAACCCGCTCACCAGTGGCTCCGACACCGTCGCGCCCTGGGACTGGCGATCGGTGGTTCCCTTTTGATCCTCGTTAGCCAGCAAGCGCTTAGCATCACGAACACCGAGGGCTTTGTCAGCATTCTCATAGAAATCATCTCTGGATCGCTACCTTGGCTGCTCATAAGTCATGATCGCTACCGCTCTTATTGGCTCGCTATCCTCAACACCACGGTGATCACCATCGGGGCAATGACGGCGGGCTCAACGAGTCTCATTTATCTTGGCTTTCTCATCTTCATTACTCTCATGATGCTTAACCTCAATGCCGCCAATCTCTATTTCAGCGCCCTCGAAACACAGGGACGGCGCGACGCGCTGCCACGGGGCTACTTCCGTCAATTTGTTTATGTGATCCCAGTGGGAATTCTTGCAGGTATCGTCATCTTTCTTTTCTTTCCCCGCGTGCAAAGTTTTAGCTGGAGTATTACACGGGGACGTGGCGATAATTACACCGGCTACACGGGTCTGGTAAACCTGAGCGCTGATGGAGAATTACAATTATCTCACGCGCTCAATCTGATGGTTGAATCTCAAGACGAAGACTGGCTAAAATCATCCGCCAGTTCACTTCTCATGCGCGGCGATTCTTTGGATAGTTTTGATGGTGTCAGGTGGCATAACACTATGGCTACTTTTAAAGCAGCGCATCGAACGACTGACAGCGAGCTAGACAGCGGCCAATCAGCGACTATCAAAAAAGCTAGGATTCATCTTGAACCTAGTATTTTGAACACTATTTTTTACCCAGGCACATTGCTATCGATCCGTAGTGTCGATACACCAAACGTGCACTTTCTCAGCAGTAGTCACGGCCAGGTCATCCGCGATCCCCACGCAGTGGATAGGCTGAGCTATGAAGTGCAGTTTATTCCCGCAGCATCAATCGCTGACCAGACACGACGGAAAAGTCATCAAGTCGTCATTTCCGACGAAGACAGAGCCAGATATCTAACGATCCCGGCCGCCATCAAAGACGCTAAATTTTTCAAAGATTGGCTGACTGAAGTTGGCACTGGCGGTGAGTACACCCAACTCGAGCAGCTAACGATTCGGATCGAGGATCTTTTCCGACGCCATTATCGCTCGACCCTAGCTAACAGCTTTTCTGGCACAAATGCACTCGAAGCATTCTTAGTGATCGATAGACGAGGTCACTGTGAATATTTCGCCACGGCCACTGTGCTCGCCCTCCGCGCATTTGGGTTTCCGGCCAGACTCGTCGTTGGATACCGCGGTGGACTCTACAATACTATGCTGGGGACCTTAGATGTGCGTGACGAGGATGCGCACGCCTGGGTAGAAGTATTTAGCCCTGATCATGGATGGGTCCCGTTTGACCCCACGCCCACAACTGATGATCCAACATCACTGTACCGGACGCGCTGGCAGATGTTGACCAATAGTCTAAACTTTTGGCTACATCGCTACGTCATAGACTACGATCAAGCGACGCAGAAAGAACTATGGCAAGAGCTAAGGAACTTCGGCCACAAAACATCCGATCTCACCCCAGAGTTTGGTTCTATCCCACCCCGTTATATGCTGATGGGCGGAGCCGGCCTAGTCTGCGTTTTGATTTACATATTCCTTCGCAGTCGTGGTATGCGCCATGGTGCATTGGCCGTGCCATCATACTACTTATTGTTTACCAGGAGCGTCGGAAAACTAGGCTTAAAGCGCCGCACGGGCGAAAGTTTTAGCGCCTTCCATCAGCGAGCCTCCCAAGCGATAGAGGATGCATCGCAATTAAATCTGGTTGATCGTGCTCTTCACGAGGACCTTTACGCCGCCAACCCACGGACTATCCCGGAGCGAGCGCAGTTACTTCGCGAACTACGGCGCTGGCGACCGCGCCTGAGAAAAAGGCACTCCCTGTGA
- a CDS encoding DUF342 domain-containing protein, translated as MRLLLNKLRLVLTADVRPEDHAQRIEQALLRGDKSLEKLITEGRSQRIYFTKMLDWATQRAARFHQRLRVVVAIGIPHTTHIRVHKRTLMDRFRGLACRITIEPGSVIADTRLTLAVCAMIADATGLELEDIDDEDVYEALKRARVSRYPETSLIGLYRIRDWQPWLEISEGAVIRRAKTGELALYVDEPESFSDTPELMAKAEATLMTRLMEPTSGLPLTDIATIMGRFGSLVRRMPQYSRHRRNGPGGRWVIWHQADVGGRSGRSKSVPRTVEVHAELAADRMQAFLSVKPLVSRGAKITREELRALLRLEGVVDPFMDELDRIQEEVAKGKAVVARLVAAGSIPRAPEQPTLRIALVAEDKTPVVLRDLLEQPSFDIRSIQPKRFVAAGSLVAVVDFAVPGENGRDVLGQELPFRTDESVDFVAGKGVEQRGLLFFALEAGVGKINGKEVTVDAALEITGNVDLNTGDVEAPGPLSIAGSVETGASVVAKGAISIGQAFAGKYLRASGGLTVQGGVQCVRGGILMVTGDTQIKFMQAGILRCRGNVVIESNMTGGIIEATGSVTVVDPQGGIFGGQVIAGQDIKAGNIGRDGGQQVQLWFGSSVESVRRRGNLARRRSLLNARLETLERSGLGGAAKGSEKLSRRDERRLVRESIERLTAMIAKIDDTIEQLNATLKTSAAGALEVKSLLARGSVLSRDAQTLIVDSSVMGVKVVATNSGLVLSALEEKKKEE; from the coding sequence ATGAGACTGCTCCTAAACAAATTGCGTCTGGTGCTAACGGCCGATGTGCGGCCGGAGGATCACGCGCAGCGTATTGAGCAGGCTTTGCTGCGGGGCGATAAGTCACTCGAGAAGCTGATCACCGAGGGTCGCTCGCAACGGATTTACTTCACCAAGATGCTTGATTGGGCGACCCAACGTGCTGCTAGGTTTCATCAGCGACTGCGCGTCGTGGTCGCCATCGGCATTCCGCACACCACCCATATTAGGGTGCACAAACGCACATTGATGGACCGTTTTCGCGGTCTGGCGTGTCGCATCACAATCGAGCCGGGTAGTGTCATTGCCGATACGCGTCTCACGCTCGCGGTCTGTGCCATGATTGCCGATGCGACCGGTCTGGAGCTAGAAGATATTGATGACGAGGACGTTTATGAAGCTCTGAAACGTGCACGTGTCTCTCGTTATCCCGAGACGAGTCTCATCGGGTTGTACCGGATACGGGATTGGCAACCTTGGCTAGAGATCTCTGAGGGCGCTGTGATCAGACGGGCCAAGACGGGGGAACTTGCCCTCTACGTTGACGAGCCAGAGAGTTTTTCCGATACTCCCGAGCTGATGGCTAAGGCTGAAGCCACACTTATGACTAGGCTCATGGAACCAACCTCTGGCTTACCTTTGACCGATATCGCGACGATCATGGGGCGCTTTGGCTCTCTCGTGAGACGCATGCCGCAGTATTCGCGTCACCGGCGTAACGGTCCTGGTGGACGGTGGGTGATTTGGCACCAGGCCGATGTCGGCGGGCGCAGCGGGCGTAGTAAGTCCGTGCCAAGGACCGTAGAGGTTCATGCTGAACTGGCGGCCGATCGGATGCAGGCCTTCCTGAGCGTCAAGCCTCTGGTCTCGCGCGGCGCTAAAATCACGCGCGAAGAACTCCGTGCCCTGCTCCGGCTAGAGGGCGTGGTTGATCCCTTCATGGATGAGCTCGACCGTATTCAGGAGGAGGTAGCCAAGGGCAAGGCCGTGGTAGCTCGCTTGGTTGCGGCAGGCTCGATTCCAAGAGCTCCCGAGCAGCCAACCTTGCGGATTGCACTCGTAGCTGAGGATAAAACTCCGGTAGTGCTCAGAGATTTACTGGAGCAACCTAGCTTTGATATTCGTAGTATTCAGCCAAAGCGCTTTGTCGCTGCGGGCAGTTTAGTCGCCGTCGTCGACTTTGCGGTACCCGGGGAAAATGGCCGGGATGTGCTCGGTCAAGAGTTACCGTTTAGGACCGACGAGAGTGTCGACTTTGTGGCTGGTAAAGGAGTTGAGCAGCGCGGTCTTCTGTTTTTTGCGCTCGAGGCCGGCGTCGGCAAAATCAACGGCAAAGAAGTGACGGTCGATGCAGCCCTCGAAATTACCGGCAACGTCGACCTTAATACGGGCGATGTTGAGGCACCTGGACCACTTTCGATCGCAGGTAGTGTGGAGACTGGTGCTTCGGTCGTTGCCAAGGGGGCCATCAGTATCGGCCAAGCTTTTGCCGGTAAGTATTTACGCGCATCTGGAGGGCTCACCGTTCAGGGTGGTGTGCAGTGTGTGCGCGGCGGCATCCTGATGGTCACGGGCGATACCCAAATTAAGTTCATGCAAGCGGGCATTTTGCGCTGTCGTGGCAATGTGGTGATTGAATCCAATATGACAGGTGGCATCATTGAGGCCACGGGCAGCGTGACAGTGGTTGATCCCCAGGGTGGTATCTTTGGCGGTCAAGTAATCGCCGGACAGGATATTAAAGCCGGCAACATCGGTCGGGATGGTGGTCAGCAGGTGCAGCTCTGGTTTGGCTCCTCAGTTGAGAGCGTCCGGCGCCGTGGTAATTTGGCGCGTCGTCGTTCCCTCCTGAATGCACGCCTGGAGACGCTCGAGCGCTCTGGTTTGGGTGGTGCCGCCAAGGGCAGCGAGAAGCTTAGTCGTCGCGATGAGCGTCGCCTCGTTAGGGAATCTATCGAGAGGCTTACCGCTATGATCGCCAAAATTGACGATACGATAGAACAGCTCAATGCCACGCTAAAAACATCAGCAGCGGGTGCTCTTGAGGTTAAATCCTTACTTGCTCGTGGCTCAGTACTATCACGCGATGCCCAGACCCTCATCGTCGACTCATCAGTGATGGGTGTGAAGGTCGTCGCTACCAATTCTGGTCTAGTGCTTTCGGCACTTGAGGAAAAGAAGAAAGAGGAGTGA
- a CDS encoding TldE/PmbA family protein, with translation MRQYFFDTADYLKSLLVGDEVYTAYLSGEDSDFCRFNGGRIRQAGSVKQNQLTLRLINGARHAAATVSLAGSKSSDQAALTSIVAELREQLAELPDDPYLMYATEVQSSDSVRASELPDSRDTVAQLVTKSKGLDMVGIFASGSIYRGFANSLGQRNWYACHPFNFDFSLYLRADKAVKSGYAGFHWQDQACDSKLHAAREQLEILKLTPKTIKPGKYRVYLSPAALNEVTDMLAWNGFGLKSHKTKQTSLLRMVDAGASMHESVTMLEHTAAGLSPDFSSAGFKRPAHVHLIERGQYKDCLVSPRSAKEFGVSTNGASEGESPESLEMAPGSIDLAQVPEVLGDGVYINNLWYLNYSDQSACRMTGLTRFASFWVEGGKIEQPLNVMRFDESALRMFGDHLIGLTKEREMIMSSHTYGQRSVSSVHLPGALVKDFSFTL, from the coding sequence ATGCGCCAATATTTTTTTGACACGGCTGACTACCTGAAATCGCTCCTCGTTGGGGATGAAGTCTACACGGCTTACCTGAGTGGTGAGGACTCCGACTTCTGCCGCTTCAACGGCGGCCGCATCCGGCAAGCCGGCAGCGTTAAACAAAATCAACTAACGCTGCGGCTCATCAACGGGGCGCGCCACGCTGCCGCCACTGTCTCTTTGGCCGGAAGCAAGTCCAGCGATCAGGCCGCGTTAACCAGTATCGTGGCTGAATTGCGCGAGCAGTTGGCCGAGCTGCCGGATGACCCCTATTTGATGTACGCCACTGAGGTGCAGTCAAGCGATTCAGTGAGGGCCAGCGAGCTACCAGACAGCCGCGATACGGTGGCGCAGCTGGTGACCAAGTCCAAGGGGCTCGACATGGTCGGTATTTTCGCGTCTGGATCGATTTACCGAGGATTTGCCAACTCGCTCGGACAGCGTAATTGGTATGCTTGTCACCCCTTCAATTTCGACTTCAGTCTTTATCTGCGGGCCGACAAAGCAGTGAAATCAGGCTACGCCGGCTTTCACTGGCAAGACCAGGCATGTGACAGCAAGCTTCACGCCGCCCGCGAGCAGCTGGAGATCCTAAAACTCACGCCCAAAACCATCAAACCAGGGAAGTACCGCGTTTACTTATCCCCTGCGGCCTTGAACGAGGTCACAGACATGCTGGCCTGGAACGGCTTCGGGCTTAAATCCCATAAGACTAAACAGACCTCGCTTTTACGCATGGTCGATGCGGGTGCCAGCATGCACGAAAGTGTCACCATGCTCGAACACACGGCGGCAGGGTTGTCTCCGGATTTTAGCAGTGCGGGATTTAAACGGCCTGCTCATGTGCACCTTATTGAGCGTGGTCAGTACAAGGACTGCTTGGTGTCGCCGAGGTCAGCCAAAGAGTTTGGCGTCAGCACCAACGGTGCTAGCGAGGGCGAATCCCCCGAGTCACTGGAAATGGCGCCGGGATCTATCGACCTCGCACAAGTGCCAGAGGTCTTAGGTGACGGAGTTTATATCAACAACCTCTGGTACCTGAATTACTCCGACCAAAGTGCTTGTCGGATGACAGGGCTGACCCGCTTTGCCTCATTTTGGGTCGAAGGTGGGAAGATTGAACAACCACTCAACGTCATGCGTTTTGATGAATCAGCATTGCGGATGTTTGGTGACCATCTCATCGGTTTGACCAAAGAGCGCGAGATGATCATGAGTAGCCACACCTACGGCCAACGCTCAGTCAGTAGCGTGCACTTGCCGGGGGCGTTGGTGAAGGATTTCAGTTTCACGCTGTGA
- a CDS encoding TldD/PmbA family protein translates to MQQARIDLVKKLFKQTLPAVDFASIRYHNDRDDQVAVRQGVLEPLRTGQDEGVMVTVHHRGGVGYAATSELTESGVRTAFERAVAWAERLGKAAVTNFSRIDMPHHRGEFKSPVRKPWESMTLKAKVDLLTDACNRLKRGSEIVDWAAELWHMRTDRLYLTNGGGEIFQSFDRMVPSLVVTANRGPETVTRTFGRMALCRQQGFEILIESGFNAASERIADEALELLAAPNCPEGKMDLLLAPDQMVLQIHESIGHPLELDRILGDERNYAGTSFVTMDMFGKYQYGSPLLNVTFDPSRPEQAASYAFDDEGRPAERQFIIKDGILLRPLGATVSETRADYDGVASARADSWRRPAIDRMSNLNVEPGKEFFDDMVESVEHGVYMQTNCSWSIDDSRNKFQFGCERAQLIENGKLTKVVKKPNYRGISSSFWRSLKAVGNGSTLEVLGTPNCGKGEPNQAITVGHASPPCLFANVDVFGGE, encoded by the coding sequence ATGCAGCAAGCTCGTATTGATTTAGTGAAAAAACTGTTCAAGCAAACCTTGCCGGCTGTCGACTTTGCCAGCATCCGTTACCACAATGATCGTGACGATCAGGTTGCCGTCAGGCAGGGGGTCTTAGAACCCCTGCGGACGGGGCAGGACGAGGGCGTCATGGTCACGGTCCATCATCGCGGCGGCGTCGGTTACGCGGCAACCTCGGAACTAACGGAAAGCGGTGTCAGGACCGCCTTTGAGCGGGCTGTGGCCTGGGCCGAGCGGCTCGGTAAGGCTGCGGTGACTAACTTTTCCCGGATCGATATGCCCCACCACCGTGGTGAGTTTAAAAGCCCCGTGCGCAAGCCCTGGGAGTCGATGACGCTCAAGGCAAAAGTGGATCTCCTTACCGATGCTTGCAACCGCCTCAAACGCGGCAGCGAGATAGTCGACTGGGCAGCTGAGCTGTGGCATATGCGCACGGACCGCCTCTACCTGACTAACGGCGGTGGTGAGATTTTTCAGTCCTTCGACCGCATGGTGCCATCATTGGTTGTCACGGCCAACCGCGGGCCTGAGACGGTAACCAGAACCTTTGGCCGGATGGCCTTATGCCGCCAGCAGGGGTTTGAGATCCTCATTGAGTCGGGATTCAACGCGGCGAGCGAGCGGATTGCTGATGAAGCCTTGGAGCTACTCGCAGCGCCGAACTGCCCCGAGGGCAAGATGGATCTCCTGCTGGCTCCCGACCAAATGGTCCTACAGATTCATGAGTCAATCGGCCATCCGCTGGAACTGGACCGTATTCTTGGCGACGAACGTAACTATGCTGGCACCAGTTTCGTCACGATGGATATGTTTGGTAAATATCAATACGGCTCGCCGCTCCTCAACGTGACCTTTGATCCATCGCGGCCTGAACAGGCCGCAAGCTACGCGTTTGACGACGAGGGACGTCCGGCAGAGCGACAGTTCATCATCAAGGACGGGATCCTGCTCCGCCCCCTCGGTGCTACGGTCTCTGAAACACGTGCCGACTACGACGGCGTTGCCAGTGCAAGAGCCGATAGCTGGCGGCGACCGGCGATTGATCGGATGTCTAATCTGAACGTCGAGCCGGGCAAAGAATTCTTTGACGACATGGTCGAGAGCGTGGAACACGGCGTCTACATGCAAACCAACTGCTCTTGGTCTATTGACGATTCACGCAACAAGTTTCAGTTTGGTTGTGAACGGGCGCAGCTGATCGAGAACGGTAAACTGACCAAGGTCGTCAAGAAACCAAACTACCGTGGCATCTCGTCCAGCTTTTGGCGCAGCCTCAAGGCCGTTGGCAATGGCTCCACACTTGAGGTCTTAGGTACACCCAACTGTGGCAAAGGTGAACCGAATCAGGCGATCACAGTGGGTCACGCGAGTCCGCCGTGTTTATTTGCTAATGTAGACGTATTCGGAGGCGAATAA
- the htpG gene encoding molecular chaperone HtpG, whose amino-acid sequence MEAGHISIHAENILPIIKRWLYSEKEIYIRELVSNAADAILKLQKISLLGDVKTEVPEAAITLTIDKPGKKLIISDTGLGMTADEIKKYINQVAFSGLHDFLDKYKDKDDSQQVIGHFGLGFYSAFMVASKVEIDTLSYKEGAVAAHWSCEGSTAFEMTASERKTVGTSITLHIGDDSSEMLEESTIRGLIERYCAFIRYPIYLEGNAEVLNDTRPLWTRSPTELSDKDYVDFFHKLFPGSPDPLFWIHLNVDYPFNLKGVLYFPKLKHELDASQGEVKLYCNQVYVADNTKELIPEFLTLLKGVIDCPDLPLNVSRSYLQTDPTVRKISEHITKKVADKLSGMAKTDRDSYAKFWDDINPFIKFGMLRDHKFFERMQEYVLFKSAAGEHLTLEQYKEKVQGKVEDGTVFYSSDATAQAAYLRLFGDEGLEVVIADTMIDQHFLPYFEMQTGRKWKFKRIDSDVTSHLLEGAKPDLVVDAKDKATVSEKIDKIFRDNLTQEKVKIRVEAFKSDKVPAMLVVDENTRRMKEMIRNNGAMAAFAAGVPEERTLVVNQNSPAIKNLIKLSQTFNRQEEVKLVVNQIFDLAWLQQGEFSAEMMQSFIDRSTAILGRLGSTDTLLAN is encoded by the coding sequence ATGGAAGCCGGACACATTTCTATTCATGCTGAGAATATCCTTCCGATCATCAAACGCTGGCTTTACTCGGAAAAAGAGATTTACATCCGTGAGCTCGTGTCCAACGCGGCCGACGCCATACTTAAATTGCAGAAGATTTCTCTGCTAGGAGACGTGAAGACCGAAGTCCCCGAGGCGGCGATCACGCTGACTATCGACAAACCTGGAAAAAAGCTGATCATCAGCGATACCGGTCTTGGTATGACGGCCGATGAGATCAAGAAATACATCAACCAGGTGGCCTTCTCGGGGCTGCATGACTTTCTCGACAAGTATAAAGATAAGGATGATAGCCAGCAGGTGATCGGGCATTTCGGACTAGGTTTTTACTCGGCCTTCATGGTCGCCAGCAAAGTCGAAATCGATACGCTCTCCTACAAGGAGGGTGCCGTCGCAGCGCATTGGAGCTGCGAGGGATCAACGGCATTTGAAATGACGGCTTCCGAACGTAAAACCGTCGGCACCTCGATCACGCTCCACATCGGTGACGACTCGTCGGAGATGCTCGAGGAGTCGACTATTAGGGGGCTCATCGAGCGTTACTGTGCCTTTATCCGCTACCCCATTTACCTCGAGGGTAACGCTGAAGTTCTCAACGACACGCGGCCACTGTGGACGCGCTCCCCGACAGAGCTTAGCGATAAGGACTACGTCGACTTTTTTCATAAGCTCTTCCCAGGAAGCCCGGATCCGCTCTTTTGGATCCACCTTAATGTCGACTACCCGTTCAATCTCAAAGGTGTGCTTTATTTCCCCAAGCTCAAACACGAGCTCGATGCCTCGCAGGGTGAGGTTAAGCTTTATTGCAACCAAGTTTATGTGGCAGACAATACCAAGGAGCTTATCCCAGAATTCTTGACCCTACTCAAAGGGGTGATTGACTGCCCGGATCTACCACTCAACGTGTCGCGTAGTTATCTGCAAACCGATCCAACGGTGCGCAAGATCTCAGAGCACATCACGAAGAAAGTGGCCGATAAGCTAAGCGGCATGGCCAAAACTGATCGCGACAGCTACGCCAAGTTTTGGGACGATATTAACCCATTCATCAAATTTGGCATGCTGCGCGATCATAAGTTTTTTGAGCGCATGCAGGAATATGTACTGTTTAAATCGGCTGCGGGCGAGCACCTGACCCTCGAGCAGTACAAAGAAAAAGTACAAGGCAAGGTGGAGGACGGCACGGTCTTCTACTCAAGTGATGCAACGGCCCAAGCGGCTTACTTGCGTCTATTTGGAGACGAAGGCCTCGAGGTGGTGATCGCCGATACCATGATCGATCAGCACTTCCTGCCCTATTTCGAGATGCAAACTGGTCGGAAATGGAAATTCAAGCGTATCGACTCCGATGTCACCAGTCACCTGCTCGAGGGCGCCAAACCTGACCTCGTGGTCGATGCCAAGGACAAGGCCACCGTGAGCGAAAAGATCGACAAGATCTTCCGTGACAATCTGACGCAAGAAAAGGTCAAGATCCGCGTCGAGGCCTTCAAATCTGACAAAGTGCCCGCCATGCTGGTGGTCGATGAGAATACGCGCCGCATGAAAGAGATGATCCGTAACAACGGAGCCATGGCAGCCTTTGCCGCTGGTGTGCCCGAGGAACGGACCCTGGTGGTCAATCAAAACAGCCCGGCGATCAAGAATCTCATCAAGCTGTCGCAGACTTTCAACCGCCAAGAGGAGGTGAAACTCGTGGTGAATCAGATTTTTGATCTTGCCTGGTTGCAACAAGGCGAGTTTTCGGCTGAAATGATGCAATCATTTATAGATCGCAGCACCGCAATTCTAGGGCGTCTCGGATCGACGGATACTTTGCTCGCTAACTAA
- a CDS encoding ATP-binding protein, protein MVKKDGYNSLVWLIYTVRIRATLMYRQFQDFLTSRSKRSKQTPLIVRGARQTGKSHSIRQYGMISFPHLAEINLELAPSMKACFSSLNAITMSRELEALLKTRLIDGQSLLFIDEIQESPEAILALRAFKEQRPGLEVIAAGSLLEFALDDEKIRSFPVGRVGFAWMHPMSFREFLLALAEDGLVECISKATPDVPVSEAVHHRLLELVREYFVIGGLPEVVDTFRESKSYLEAKIVQSRLSLGYVADFVKYGKRYDYRKLQTILRAVPRLVGRPFKFSHVDSDARARDFKQPLLDLEKSGLVRLIRATHANGTPLAAGERDGVFKVQLLDIGIMLNMLGIDLGPKSIVDALFVNEGALAEQFVGQELLANTPADTSPSLHYWHREAKGSEAEVDYLITHHDKIMPMEVKAGSTGSLRSARLFIREKNAAFAIRISQHPLSFHDGILSVPFYMCGELTRILDRMVS, encoded by the coding sequence ATGGTTAAAAAAGACGGCTATAATAGCCTTGTATGGCTTATTTATACGGTAAGAATCAGAGCGACGCTTATGTACCGACAATTCCAGGATTTTTTAACTAGCCGCAGCAAACGGTCCAAACAGACGCCGTTAATCGTTCGTGGTGCCCGTCAAACCGGCAAAAGCCACAGCATCCGGCAATATGGGATGATCTCATTCCCTCATCTGGCTGAGATCAATCTCGAATTAGCACCATCCATGAAGGCGTGCTTCTCCTCTTTAAACGCGATTACGATGAGTCGCGAGTTAGAGGCATTACTCAAGACGCGGCTTATTGACGGCCAGTCATTGCTATTCATCGATGAGATTCAGGAGTCACCGGAGGCTATTTTAGCGCTTCGTGCGTTCAAAGAACAACGGCCTGGCCTCGAGGTCATAGCCGCAGGCTCATTGCTAGAGTTTGCCTTAGATGATGAAAAAATTCGATCGTTCCCGGTAGGGCGCGTAGGTTTCGCGTGGATGCATCCCATGTCATTTCGCGAATTTCTTCTCGCTCTCGCCGAGGACGGTCTGGTCGAATGTATAAGTAAAGCGACGCCAGATGTGCCGGTTTCTGAGGCAGTGCATCATCGGCTGCTAGAACTTGTGCGAGAGTATTTTGTCATCGGCGGATTACCCGAGGTAGTGGATACCTTTCGTGAGAGCAAAAGCTACTTAGAAGCAAAAATTGTGCAGTCGCGGCTATCTCTCGGTTACGTTGCTGATTTTGTTAAGTATGGCAAGCGCTATGACTATCGCAAATTACAAACAATACTCAGAGCCGTACCTCGTTTGGTAGGAAGACCATTTAAATTCTCACATGTTGACTCAGATGCACGAGCTCGAGATTTTAAACAGCCACTACTGGATCTCGAAAAATCAGGATTAGTGCGTTTGATTCGGGCTACTCATGCCAACGGCACACCGTTAGCAGCAGGAGAAAGAGACGGTGTGTTCAAAGTTCAGCTTCTGGATATAGGCATCATGCTAAACATGTTGGGGATCGACCTTGGTCCTAAATCAATTGTCGATGCGCTTTTTGTTAACGAAGGTGCGCTTGCCGAACAATTTGTTGGACAAGAGCTGTTGGCAAATACACCAGCCGATACAAGTCCAAGCCTGCATTACTGGCATCGGGAAGCCAAGGGCTCCGAGGCGGAGGTGGATTACCTAATAACGCATCATGACAAAATTATGCCCATGGAAGTTAAGGCTGGGAGTACTGGCAGCTTGAGGTCAGCCCGATTGTTCATCCGCGAGAAGAATGCTGCATTTGCGATCCGCATCTCACAACATCCATTGTCATTCCATGACGGAATCCTCTCGGTACCTTTTTACATGTGCGGAGAACTAACCCGAATTTTGGATCGGATGGTTAGTTAA